The Archangium primigenium genomic interval AGTACGCGGCAGCGGAAGATCGGCTTCCTCAAGGATCAGAGCTCGGCCAACGTGGCCATCTCGCGTGCGCAGTCCCAGGTCATCATCCTCGGCGACTCGGAGACGCTCGCGGCGGAGCAGCACGGGCGAGGAGAGCCGCCGTGGCGGAAGGTGTTCGGTCTGCTTCAAATCCAGAGCGTCGAGCTGCCTTCCCCGAACATCGTCCTCGCTTCAGAGGTGCGCTCATGGACTTGAACCAGCTCCAGCCCCGCAGTGTCTGGGTGGAATTGCCCTCGCGGTGGATTCGTGTCGTGGCCCGCTTCTCGCGACCGCGCTCGCTGGACCCCCTCGAGTCGACCATCCTCCAGCTTGTCGGGCTGATCCCCCGGACAGACGCCGAGCTGGCTGAGATGCTCGGGGACATGCCGGTGGAAGTGGTCACCTCGGCCCTGCGCACGTTGCAGGCGATGGACCGGGTCCACGAGCAACCCGGGGATGTCCCGCGCTGGATGGCACCGCCCGAGCCCATGGACGGGCTGGAGGACCCGGAGGTGGGGTGGGTGGCGCTCTGTCCCCATCGGGAGGCCGTCATCCCCGAGCTTCTGCCCGGTCATGCTCCCCGTCAGGTGAGGAAGGAGCCTGGTGGCCACCAGGAACTCTTCTTGGATGAGAGCGGCATTCAGCCCGAGTTGCCCGACGGTATTCCGGAGCTGCTGCGGCGGGCCGTCCGGTTCGGGATGTCACGCCTCGTGAAGGTCGAGCACGACGAGGGCCGCTCAACGGGGGCTCCTGGGGACTGGCAACCACTCTCGGTCGGTGCCATGGACGCGGAGCGTGGGCCACGTGTGACCTCGCTGCTCGTGGACTGGGAGCAGCAGGGGAAGAAGCCCACGGTGGTGCAGCAGACGCGGACCTGCTGGGCGCTGCTGGAGATTCTCCCGGGTCTGACAGGCCGCACCACGCTCATCTTCCACGAGCCCCAATGGGTCCCGGAGCTGGACGGTGTGCGCCCGATTTCTCCACTCCTGGGGGGATGGATCCAAGAGCACCTGCCGGGCACGTGGCGGCGGATAGAGCAGTTGCAGCGGGAGGTACGGGTCGACCACTCTTGGGTGCTCCAGCTCGCGAACATCAAGGACATGGACTCGCTTGAGGCGCTCGTCGACCGGCACCGCTCCGGGTGGAGGACGAAGCTCCCGGGGGCCGAGGACTTCTTCCTGGGATGGGGAGACCCACAGCTCAAGGACTTGCTGCGCGATGCACACCGCTGGCTGCTGTTGTGGCAACAGCGGCCAGGGTTCGTCCGCCAGGCCGTCGATGCCTACGGACACGCCATCGAGCGGCTGGCACAGGTACTGGCACTTCAATCGTTGCCCGCGCTGCGACGCTGGGCGGAGCGGTGGCGGGCTTCGAAGGATGATGCACGGGCAACTCAGCAAGCGCACTGGGTCTCGGGCAGATCCGCCTACGTGGGGGCGCTTGCTCGCGTGGGGCTCGTGGATGCGCTGAAGACCTCCGAGGAACATCTCCGCAGGGCGCTGAAGAACCTGAAGTCACTGCCCGAGGCGCTCGAACAGCATCAGGGGGCGGGTAGCTCCATCACGCTCTGGTTGTTGCCGCTGTTCCTCGCCGAGGAGGCCGAGCGGACTGCTTTGGCGGCCCGGCTGGGACGCATCGTGAGTCGTGAGCCCATGGCGCTGACGCTGTTGGCCGAGTTGATCCTCTTGCGCAATGACGCCGCGCACTCGCGGTTGGAGCCGAGCATGCGGCCGGATCGGGCCGACGAGCACCTCGCGCACCTGTTGTGGGCGTTGAGCGCGGGCCTGGCCGAGGAGGGCTGACCAGAGCACTCCTGCGGGGGCCTGCAGTTGGGGCGCGGCCGCCCCCGGGAGTGGCGTTACGAAAGCGTGGGCGCCATCAAAGTCCGGCAGGACACCTCTCGGCCCACCAGGTAGAGCCGGGACTTGGCCCGCGAAAAGGCGACGTAGATGACCTCGCGGTCGTTCCGCGGATCCAACTCGTCGAGGCCCCATACGAAGAGCACCCCTGCCTCCAATCCCTTGTAGCGGTGGACCGTGTCCATCAGCACCGTGTTCTTCGTGCGGTGCACCTCCTCGGTCCACTTGACGCCGTTGGGCAGGAGCCGGTGCTTCAGCAGATCGTAGTAGGTGCGCTTGGCCTTGTTGTCGGCCACGAGGATGACGATCTCCTCGGGGGAGACACGGTGTTCGCGCAGGAGTTGTGAGACCTTCTGGTGGATGTGCGCGGCCTGCTCCTGGGGACGGTCCGCGAGCATCGTTTCGAGCGGAGCACCGTCGATTTCACACGGGTCGGTCGGGTCGCCGTGGAAGTACCGATAGGCCGCCTCGTGGATGTAGCGCGTGTTCCGGCAATTCCTCGTCAGGACGAACGGCTCTTCCTTGATGGGGCACTTCTGCAGGCGTTGGTAGACCGCCTGGTTCTGGTCGTAGAAGACCATGAAGACCGGGTCCTTCGAGTGCTCGAGGAGCATCTCCAAGGGCAGCCAGTAATCGGAACCGAAGTCCTGGCCCTCGTCGACGATGATGGCGTCGAAGGTCTCCTGCCACTCCCCGGCGGCCAGGGCGAGCGCGTACGGGTAGTTCGTGGCGAAGTCATCCGCCCCTGGGTTGGCGCTCCGGGCCTCCTCGAGCAGGTTCTGGCCCGTGCGCCGCTCGATGTCCCTCACGGCCCAATCGCACAACTGGTGGTAGTTCATGGGCAGCAATCCGGGCACATCCGACGCTGTCGCCTTGAGGTACTCCGCCAGGGGGCGGTTCAAACAGAGCAGGAGCGTCCTCCGTCCCTCCCGCGCGAGCCGCCGCGCCTGCTCCAACGCGAGCACGGTCTTCCCGGTGCCCGCGCCGCCACAGATTCGCGCCTGCTTGCGCGCGCCCAGGGAACGCAACAGGCGCGACTGCTCGTCCGTCAGGCGGATGCGCCTGCGCTCCTCGTCCTCGAGCTGGACGGCCATGAGCGCGCGCGCCTCGACCGGGTCGCTGAAGAGCTTCTTGACCACGTCCAGGCCATCGGTCCCCAGCGGGCGGAACCGCGTATCCTGGCCCGTCCAGTAGCCGGTGACACGGTCGTACCAGGCCTGCAGACCCTTGAGCTGCTCCCGCCCTCCCACCATCTCCGGGGCGAGCTCCGGGCAGACGAAGGGACGCACATCCCCCACGTCCGGGAAGAACACCGCGTGACCCGCGAGGATACGGTCATTGGAGCCGAGCCATCGGGGGTGTTTCAGAAGCTGCTCGAGGATGGCGTGCTTCTCCGTGCGCGCCTGCCAGATGGGATCATGAATCTCATTGCGGTGGCCGGCCTCGTTCGTCGAGTACCACTGGTCCACCTGGCGGTCGCGAAGGATCCCACCGCCCTTGACCTCGACGACCAGGAAGCCGCCCTGGGGATCGAAGATGACGAAGTCCGCCTCCCCATCCACGGGAGCCCGCATCGAGGACTGCCGGAGGAAACAAACGGAGTGGAACACCAGCAGCCGGGGATCGAGGTGATCCCGGCAGGCCCGATAGAAGCGGGCCTCCGCACGAGAGTGGGGCTCGTCGAGCTGCGCCTCGGTTCTTTGCGGAATCATCTGGGCCATGGCGTCTCAGGACTCCTTCGGCAGCAACTTCATCTTGTCGGACCGGTAGAGCACGGTCTTCGGGGACCCCTCCGGCTGCGTCAGCCGGAGGCGCAGGACCCGCTCCTCACCCTGGACGGAGGCGATCACCCACTCCGAGCCGTCCTCGAGGAGGATTCGCCCCCCGACCTCCGGGCGCGTGGGAACTGGCGCGGAGGGAGTAGCGACCGCCAGCCCTCGCCAGCCCGAGTCCAGGCGGAACTGGCCCACCTGGCTCGCCGGGTCATGGATGGGGTGCACCCTGGCGCCCGCTTCATCCCGCGCATGCTCCACGACGTACAACCAGAAGTCCTCGCGCAGCGTCCACGCCTGAGTGAACTGTCCCTGCGAGAGCCCGATGCCCGCCTCGGTCCACGGCCCGTTGATCCCCTTCACCTCGATGGTGCGTGTCTCGCTTCCGTCCTGTGACTCGACGGTGCATCCGAAGGCGTCGTCTCGCATCACCCGAGGCTGGCGCTGGGCCTCGCGCTCGTAGGCGAGCACGCGCTCCAGGGCGGCCCGCCGGAGCTCCGACAAGTCGGGCGCGGCTCCGCCATCACCCGGTCCATCGCCTCTGGGGCCCTTCGGCTCGAGGTAGGTGACGATGCGATTCTGGGGAGCGCCGTCCTGACGTGCGAAGTCCGAGCGGAAGGAGTGCCCATGGCCAGGCCGCGTCGGGGGTCGAACCTCCGTGGACGCCGAGGCGCCACCCACCTGGGGCCGCAGGTGTTCCGTGCCGATGAAGGTGGCTCCCCCCTCCGCGGCAACCTGGAGGGGGGCAACCTGGAGGGGGCTGAGGTTGGAGCCCTGGCCGGCGGACCCGGGCGCGAAGGGGGCGCGCCAGGGACGGACGTTCCGCACACGCGGCTCCGGCGGCGGAGACGGCGATTCCTCCTCGACGTAGGAGGACGGCTCCTCGTCTACCAAGGGCTCCTCCGCGTACTCCTCCGTGCCCTGCTCCGGAAGCTGCTCCGTGTACTCCGGGGGGACCTGCGGCGCGGTGTCGTCCGGCGGCGGTGGCTCCCCGAAGCTCTCGACAGCCTCCTGATCGTCGAGCTGAGGAACCTTGAGCCGTGTCAGCAGGGAGTCGATCTTCTCCGGAGCGCACTCGAGAATCATCTTGAGCTCCAGGAGATCGCCGAGTCGCTGGTCAGCGTCGAGCTCCTGGTTGATGGCCTTCGCGAGGAAGGAGGTCGTGAGCTCGGGCTCCTGTTCACTCAGGAAGATCGTCCTGTCCGTTGACCGGAAGTAGAAGTCCGCCTCCGAGGTTCCCACGAGCCGCGTCCCCAGCCAGAGCGCGGAGTGCAGGCGGGCGGCCGGGAACACGCGGGTGACGCTGAGCCAGCTTAGGGCTCCCTTTCGGTCGCGTTCATGCTTCGCCTGGATGAGGCGCCTCAGGCTGCGGGTGAGCTCCGGCGAGCGGAGGGTCTCCCCCAGCTCCTCGCACTTGGATACGAACTCCTGAGAGGTGGACGCGCGGGGTTCCTCGGAGAGCCGCTCCTCAAGCTTCTGGGACAAGCGCGGCACGCCCGCTGCGCGGAGCAACTCCGAGGGGACATCGGGAGCCACCAGGGACACCGCGCCGGCAACCAGCCGCCCGGAGTACCAGGAGGCATCATCCCGGAACACCTCCGTGGCCCGTGCGAGTCGCGCCCCCTGTACGGGCACCCACAACCGTTGGCGCAGCGACTCCGGCATCGCGGTGTCTTCGAAGCTCAAGCCCAGGCGGCGGAGCACCTCCAGGGCCTGCTTCATGAGCGTCGAGGGAAGGGGCGTCTCGCCCTGGCTCGTGGCCACGTCCTCGAGGAAGGAAATGTAATCCTCCTGGTTCGGTACCTCCGGGCGTCCCAGCGCGGCGTAGCCCGCGTCGATCGCCGACTCCGGCCGGAGCTGGACCCGCAGCGGCTCGAAGAATGGCACCTGCTCGAGGAAGACGTGTCGTGGTTTCCAGAACCGCTGGCGGCTCTTGTCCCAGATACACGGGCGGGTCGCATAGTGCGCCTGGATTCGCGCCATCTCGGCCGGGGCGGGAGCCGAAACGTATCTGCCCAGGTGCGTGTAGATCACCGTGAGCGAGCTTTCGAGGACTTCCCTCTCGGCCTTCAAGGCCCCCCGCTGCCAGCGCTCCAGCAGATGGTCGAAGTGCGCCATCACGAGTTCGAGCGGGACCGAGGTGGGCATCCCCAGCGCAGTGAGGAACCCGGAGGGCATTTTCGAGAACGCGGCGATCGGCCGCTGGCTGGCCACGAGGTGACCGAGGGAGGGAGGGAACAGCTCGGAGGGAGCGTAGAGGCGGAGCTCGGGGCCGGTGGCGGCGGCGTAGCGGCTCAGCGAAGCGGGCTCATCCTGAGCCGGAAGCCAGCGGCGGCGTGCGAGCGCCTGTGCCAGGGGCATCTGGGCCACCCTCCCGTCCTGGACGGTGGCGGTGCCGAGTTCGCTCCAGCGCTCGGAGATGTAGTCGTAGACGCGGAGCAGCCCGTCCGCCACGGCTCGCGGCCCCTCATTCGCGGCCCGTTGCACCAAGCGATCCACATGGCCGAGCAGATCCTGCGGCTTGGGCGCCGACGTCATCCCCAGAGAGGCGAAGAAGCCGCGCCACTGGTGGGCGAAGTCGGCGTAGGTCGCGCGGTCGTCGGGGAAGAGCGCGGCGTCACCGAGCACGTCCTCGATGAGCGGGACAGTCGGGTCGTACAGGCGCGCCGCCGGGTGAAGCCCTCCATCACGCCCTCGTACGAGCGAGGCTTGCGCGACCAGCCGTTGCAGCGCGGGACCCCCCGGGGGAACGGCCTTGTCGGCCTCGGCGCGTGCGCGCTCGAGGTTGTCGCGCACCCATGTGAGGACCCGTAGTTGCTCTGGGGGCGACAGCTGCGCATGGAGCGGGAGGAGGACCTCCTGGATCAGCCGATCACGGCTGAGCCGGGGAACACCGAGCTTGACGAGCAGCTTCTGCCACGGCTTGCCGGCCTTGAGCAGGCGCATGCTCCCAGTGGACAGCGGAGGCTTGGTGTCGGTGGGCAGGTAGACCTGCGGGACGTCCAGCGAGGTCAGCTGATCGTCCACCAGGGGGAAGATGGGGAGGGCACGCAGCCGTTTGATATGGGGGAGAGTCAACGCCTCCAGGGTCTCCGCCTGGGAGAGCAGGCCGAGGATGACGTCGTGAACGCCGGGGTCGTAGCTCCGCGCCCGCTCGGTCCACGAGTCCTTGTAGGCCGAGAGCGCCTCGATCAGCTCGGGGCCCCTCAAGGGCCGGATGCAGTCCTGCCCTTGGACCTGCGTAAACGCGCGAATGGCACGCATGAGCGCCTCGCCCCCACCCACCCGGGGGATGCTGAACGCATCGAGCGCATGACGCAGCCGCTTGTCCGCAACCTGCTCCTCGCTCGGCAGCAGCGGCGTGTCCGGCCGTGCGGGCCGATACAGGAAGCGCCCCTGCTCGTCCGGCACGAAGGCCAGCTCCTTCAATGCCGGCAACTGCACCCCAGCCGGATGGCTCGTCAGGTATTCGTAGAACCCGGCCAGCCAGCGCGTATTCGGCGGCTCGGAGGCCACGGGGTTCCAGGCACACGGTGACGTCGTCCCGAGTGCAGGAAGGACGGCCTTCACGCCCGAGATGACCCGCGCGGGGGTCATCTCCCACAGCCGTGCCTCGCGAATCTCGGTCAGCCCCGTCTCCTGGCGGAATGCGTCCTCGAGGAACCACAGGGGGTGGGGAAGGAGTGCGCGCTCGGCCTCATCCGCCAGGAAGAGGCTTGAGTGGCCGAACGTATGCAGCCGCCCATCGGCGAGGATGGCCAAGGGCAGCCCGATCAGCTCGCGGCCGTTCGGTTCATCCGAGCGGCAGAAGGCGAGCAGCTCGCGGACCCACTCGCGCCGGCGCAAGGCGGGGTCCTCCGCCAGCTCCAACGAGGTGTCTACGTCCTGCGGCTTGCGCAGGCGCTGCCGGAGCATCTGGGGCGTCAGGTACGTCGGTGGTGCCTTCGCCGCCGCGAAGCCGTCGAGGACGTGAGCGGGGAGCGGTGGCTCCGGGATGGCCATGCCGCTGGCACGCAGCGGCTCCTGCAGCCTCCGCACCCAGGCCGGAGGAGGCGGATGGAGCTCCCTGAGTGGGGCCCATGGCGCGGAGGGCCCCACGCACCGGATGACGCGCTCCCCGGCCAGGAGAGCGTAGACGTGCGGGTGCAGCGTGCGCAACACCTCCGGCAG includes:
- a CDS encoding nuclease-related domain-containing DEAD/DEAH box helicase, with product MAQMIPQRTEAQLDEPHSRAEARFYRACRDHLDPRLLVFHSVCFLRQSSMRAPVDGEADFVIFDPQGGFLVVEVKGGGILRDRQVDQWYSTNEAGHRNEIHDPIWQARTEKHAILEQLLKHPRWLGSNDRILAGHAVFFPDVGDVRPFVCPELAPEMVGGREQLKGLQAWYDRVTGYWTGQDTRFRPLGTDGLDVVKKLFSDPVEARALMAVQLEDEERRRIRLTDEQSRLLRSLGARKQARICGGAGTGKTVLALEQARRLAREGRRTLLLCLNRPLAEYLKATASDVPGLLPMNYHQLCDWAVRDIERRTGQNLLEEARSANPGADDFATNYPYALALAAGEWQETFDAIIVDEGQDFGSDYWLPLEMLLEHSKDPVFMVFYDQNQAVYQRLQKCPIKEEPFVLTRNCRNTRYIHEAAYRYFHGDPTDPCEIDGAPLETMLADRPQEQAAHIHQKVSQLLREHRVSPEEIVILVADNKAKRTYYDLLKHRLLPNGVKWTEEVHRTKNTVLMDTVHRYKGLEAGVLFVWGLDELDPRNDREVIYVAFSRAKSRLYLVGREVSCRTLMAPTLS
- a CDS encoding DUF3883 domain-containing protein; translation: MVEDEIVELSDVGQYEPLTVRIRGLIQTYPKNVGILKEFIQNADDAEASRVRIILDRRTYSGPLPVPELSLLQGPALLVHNDKTFRNEDFANIRRIGDSLKLHEETKTGRFGLGFNACYNVTDYPCLLSREQLIVFDPHERILRGKKVSGFGYQLTRGLWERWPGLLKPFEAAGLEPGQLSFDGTIFRLPLRTAEHRSKICEEPFTEEDCDRLFGQLADMGEELILFLKRVLSIDVDELSPEGHTRHRCSIKTLEPEAVDAHRHLIRKVMAPPSGEAVQPMERVSYLHQVQVEDEKTTRTALWRVVGGLYADTKGELRAAAEAMRQHGQKAIPWAGAAARLESGANGSLAARSIPGKIYCGLPLADGDSGLPVHINGYFDVDPARRGLTADKTLLGKDKARYLWNQALLRHAVAPAYAALMAALTTDVAPASASQLYELFPSPESTLPEVLRTLHPHVYALLAGERVIRCVGPSAPWAPLRELHPPPPAWVRRLQEPLRASGMAIPEPPLPAHVLDGFAAAKAPPTYLTPQMLRQRLRKPQDVDTSLELAEDPALRRREWVRELLAFCRSDEPNGRELIGLPLAILADGRLHTFGHSSLFLADEAERALLPHPLWFLEDAFRQETGLTEIREARLWEMTPARVISGVKAVLPALGTTSPCAWNPVASEPPNTRWLAGFYEYLTSHPAGVQLPALKELAFVPDEQGRFLYRPARPDTPLLPSEEQVADKRLRHALDAFSIPRVGGGEALMRAIRAFTQVQGQDCIRPLRGPELIEALSAYKDSWTERARSYDPGVHDVILGLLSQAETLEALTLPHIKRLRALPIFPLVDDQLTSLDVPQVYLPTDTKPPLSTGSMRLLKAGKPWQKLLVKLGVPRLSRDRLIQEVLLPLHAQLSPPEQLRVLTWVRDNLERARAEADKAVPPGGPALQRLVAQASLVRGRDGGLHPAARLYDPTVPLIEDVLGDAALFPDDRATYADFAHQWRGFFASLGMTSAPKPQDLLGHVDRLVQRAANEGPRAVADGLLRVYDYISERWSELGTATVQDGRVAQMPLAQALARRRWLPAQDEPASLSRYAAATGPELRLYAPSELFPPSLGHLVASQRPIAAFSKMPSGFLTALGMPTSVPLELVMAHFDHLLERWQRGALKAEREVLESSLTVIYTHLGRYVSAPAPAEMARIQAHYATRPCIWDKSRQRFWKPRHVFLEQVPFFEPLRVQLRPESAIDAGYAALGRPEVPNQEDYISFLEDVATSQGETPLPSTLMKQALEVLRRLGLSFEDTAMPESLRQRLWVPVQGARLARATEVFRDDASWYSGRLVAGAVSLVAPDVPSELLRAAGVPRLSQKLEERLSEEPRASTSQEFVSKCEELGETLRSPELTRSLRRLIQAKHERDRKGALSWLSVTRVFPAARLHSALWLGTRLVGTSEADFYFRSTDRTIFLSEQEPELTTSFLAKAINQELDADQRLGDLLELKMILECAPEKIDSLLTRLKVPQLDDQEAVESFGEPPPPDDTAPQVPPEYTEQLPEQGTEEYAEEPLVDEEPSSYVEEESPSPPPEPRVRNVRPWRAPFAPGSAGQGSNLSPLQVAPLQVAAEGGATFIGTEHLRPQVGGASASTEVRPPTRPGHGHSFRSDFARQDGAPQNRIVTYLEPKGPRGDGPGDGGAAPDLSELRRAALERVLAYEREAQRQPRVMRDDAFGCTVESQDGSETRTIEVKGINGPWTEAGIGLSQGQFTQAWTLREDFWLYVVEHARDEAGARVHPIHDPASQVGQFRLDSGWRGLAVATPSAPVPTRPEVGGRILLEDGSEWVIASVQGEERVLRLRLTQPEGSPKTVLYRSDKMKLLPKES